In one Methanobrevibacter arboriphilus genomic region, the following are encoded:
- a CDS encoding zinc-ribbon domain-containing protein yields the protein MGEENPKFCSNCGNPLDKNSKFCKECGTQISKSKEIKSNENINNETENIQEEKIEPQNENNTSINDDKEVIGRYHKSSIIAVILSLFLACLGQFYNGQILKGIVFLIIWIILFYIFPILLLLFAVYVCYDAYINAKRINENNGNYFYTPGA from the coding sequence ATGGGCGAAGAAAACCCCAAATTTTGTTCTAATTGTGGAAACCCTTTAGATAAAAATTCTAAATTCTGTAAAGAATGTGGAACTCAAATATCTAAATCAAAAGAAATAAAAAGCAATGAAAATATAAATAACGAAACAGAAAACATTCAAGAAGAAAAAATCGAACCCCAAAATGAGAATAATACTTCTATTAATGATGATAAAGAAGTGATAGGGAGATATCATAAAAGTAGTATTATTGCAGTGATATTATCATTATTTTTAGCTTGTTTAGGGCAATTTTATAATGGTCAAATTCTTAAAGGAATAGTATTTCTTATAATATGGATTATATTATTCTATATTTTCCCAATATTACTTTTATTGTTCGCTGTGTATGTTTGTTATGATGCTTATATAAATGCTAAAAGAATAAATGAAAATAATGGGAACTATTTTTACACTCCGGGGGCTTAA
- the pscS gene encoding O-phospho-L-seryl-tRNA:Cys-tRNA synthase, which yields MECNDYNITRDLERKNLNLNPLQRGGVLPREAREALHDFGDGYSVCDYCSGRLDEIAKPSISGFLEDLSKFLKVDDVRTTHGARESKFIVMHSICEPGDVIVVDGNAHYTTHLAAERAGLEIIEVPNSRYPEFRVDMDVYEETLKNSIDEYGEIKLAVLTHVDGDYGNLTDAKSFGNFCNKLNVPSLLNCAYSMGRLPIDANGWNIDFVVGSGHKSMAASGPIGVLGMKHEWAETLLKRSPRHTKKEIEMLGCTSRGAPIATLMASLPHVVSRVNNWNEEVELSRSFVAKLEEIEGITQLGIRPTNHDLVRFDTPILHEISKIHPRKGFFLYEELKSRNIVGIKRGQTEWFKCSTYGMSKDQRDYITDSFKEIVEKFAK from the coding sequence ATGGAATGTAATGATTATAATATTACAAGAGATTTAGAAAGAAAAAATCTTAATTTAAATCCTCTTCAAAGAGGAGGTGTTCTTCCAAGAGAAGCTAGAGAGGCATTACACGATTTTGGAGATGGTTATAGTGTTTGTGATTATTGTAGTGGAAGATTAGATGAAATAGCTAAACCTTCAATATCTGGCTTCTTAGAAGATTTGTCTAAATTTTTAAAGGTTGATGATGTTAGAACAACACATGGGGCTCGTGAAAGTAAATTCATAGTTATGCATAGTATATGTGAACCTGGTGATGTTATTGTAGTTGATGGTAATGCTCATTACACAACCCATTTAGCTGCTGAAAGAGCAGGTCTTGAAATTATTGAGGTTCCTAACTCAAGGTATCCTGAATTTAGAGTTGATATGGACGTTTATGAAGAAACTCTTAAAAATTCTATTGATGAATATGGTGAAATAAAACTAGCAGTACTTACTCATGTTGACGGAGATTATGGTAACCTAACCGATGCAAAATCTTTTGGTAATTTTTGTAATAAGTTAAATGTTCCCTCACTTTTAAACTGTGCATATTCTATGGGAAGACTTCCTATAGATGCTAATGGTTGGAACATTGATTTTGTTGTTGGTAGTGGGCATAAAAGTATGGCTGCTTCTGGACCTATAGGTGTGCTTGGAATGAAACATGAGTGGGCAGAAACATTATTAAAACGCTCCCCAAGACATACAAAAAAAGAAATTGAAATGTTAGGATGTACAAGTAGAGGTGCACCAATAGCTACTTTGATGGCATCTCTTCCTCATGTAGTAAGTCGTGTGAACAATTGGAATGAAGAAGTAGAATTATCTAGGTCATTTGTAGCTAAACTTGAAGAAATCGAAGGAATCACACAGCTTGGAATAAGACCAACAAATCATGACCTTGTGAGATTTGATACTCCTATTTTACATGAAATATCAAAAATACATCCAAGAAAAGGATTTTTTTTATATGAAGAATTAAAATCAAGGAATATAGTAGGAATAAAAAGAGGACAGACAGAATGGTTTAAATGTAGTACTTATGGAATGAGTAAAGATCAAAGAGATTATATTACAGATTCTTTTAAGGAAATTGTTGAAAAGTTCGCTAAATAA
- a CDS encoding TldD/PmbA family protein, with protein sequence MLFEISEKAEKEISKYSDDYEIYLELEKVLQLDAQKNDLSFAKEEINIGIGIRIISENKLGFAYSSDINKIEDVAKKAYLNSKLNEADENFCFAQKTKLDNVKNIYDPKFENLDVSEASEFLESILETCVENNCEPTSGSFAASLENNLITNSNGVSAFNKFTDFSAFVSINAEKNGEKSTAYDSISSCNFDLDGEKLANETCKVAKDSIGGVTVETKDTKVILDYRGAVGLLNTFVNAFNADNVQRGRSILKDKVGKPIVDTNISIYDDGTLEGGLNSSISDGEGVRTEKTCLVKDGILKGFIYDIYTAKKENSNKNTDDDIKSTANGFRGSYAGTPSVSPSNIIFDFKEQVDISEIENGFLATDVLGAHTANPISGDFSVEANNAFLIENGEISKPVKKAMISGNIFQALSDCNGVKSELRQYGSFLIPKILFNNLRVVG encoded by the coding sequence ATGTTATTTGAAATATCAGAAAAAGCAGAAAAAGAAATATCAAAATATTCTGATGATTATGAAATTTATTTAGAATTAGAAAAAGTTTTGCAATTAGATGCTCAAAAAAATGATCTTAGTTTTGCTAAAGAAGAAATAAATATCGGAATTGGGATTAGAATAATATCTGAAAATAAATTAGGATTTGCTTATAGTTCAGATATAAATAAAATTGAAGATGTTGCTAAAAAAGCTTATTTAAATTCAAAGCTTAATGAAGCTGATGAAAATTTTTGTTTTGCTCAAAAAACAAAGTTAGATAATGTTAAAAATATTTATGATCCTAAATTTGAAAATTTAGATGTTAGTGAGGCAAGTGAATTTTTAGAATCTATCTTAGAAACTTGTGTAGAAAATAATTGTGAGCCTACATCAGGTAGCTTTGCAGCATCTCTTGAGAATAATCTAATTACTAACTCTAATGGAGTTTCAGCATTTAATAAGTTCACTGATTTTTCAGCTTTTGTATCTATCAATGCTGAAAAAAATGGTGAAAAATCCACTGCTTATGATAGTATCTCTTCCTGTAATTTTGATCTTGATGGTGAAAAATTAGCTAATGAAACATGTAAAGTTGCAAAAGATTCAATTGGAGGAGTTACTGTTGAAACCAAAGATACTAAAGTTATTTTAGATTATCGTGGGGCAGTTGGTCTTCTTAATACTTTTGTAAATGCTTTCAATGCAGATAATGTTCAAAGAGGCAGGTCTATTCTTAAAGATAAGGTTGGAAAACCTATTGTTGATACTAATATTTCCATATATGATGATGGAACTCTTGAAGGAGGATTAAACTCATCTATATCAGACGGTGAAGGAGTCAGAACAGAAAAAACCTGTTTAGTTAAAGATGGAATTTTAAAAGGTTTTATTTATGATATTTACACTGCTAAGAAGGAAAATTCTAATAAAAACACTGATGATGATATAAAAAGCACAGCTAATGGATTTAGAGGATCTTATGCAGGTACTCCTTCGGTTTCCCCTTCAAATATCATATTTGATTTTAAAGAACAAGTTGATATTTCTGAAATTGAGAATGGTTTTTTAGCTACTGATGTTTTAGGTGCTCATACAGCTAATCCTATATCTGGTGATTTTTCAGTTGAAGCCAATAATGCATTTTTGATAGAGAATGGTGAAATTTCAAAACCAGTGAAAAAAGCAATGATTTCTGGAAATATTTTCCAAGCATTATCTGATTGTAATGGAGTTAAAAGTGAGTTGAGACAGTATGGATCTTTTTTAATTCCTAAAATATTATTTAATAATTTGAGAGTGGTTGGATAG
- a CDS encoding phosphoglycolate phosphatase: protein MNKSKIKAIAVDIDGTITDSNRKICISAIEAIRAAEKIGIPTIIVTGNIFFYATATATLIGTTGGIVAENGGVISEVDSEGIEKIKVLGNFQKTAKAFKYLDSEVKKKYKDYELKKVDDSESRLSEIAIYRTIDEEILKNILRESPEKFSVEVYDTQFAIHITDINVNKGSSLENVAKKSGFNVDEIMGIGDSENDIEFLKVCGLKVAVANADKILKETADYVCKNEYGDGVKEAIEKFILKGN from the coding sequence ATGAATAAATCAAAAATAAAAGCTATTGCTGTGGATATTGATGGAACTATTACAGATAGTAATAGAAAAATTTGTATAAGTGCTATTGAAGCTATAAGAGCTGCTGAAAAGATTGGAATTCCTACAATAATTGTTACAGGAAATATTTTCTTTTATGCAACTGCAACTGCAACTCTAATTGGTACTACTGGAGGAATAGTAGCTGAAAATGGAGGAGTAATCTCTGAAGTAGATTCTGAAGGTATTGAAAAAATAAAAGTACTTGGAAATTTTCAAAAAACTGCAAAAGCTTTTAAATATTTAGATTCAGAAGTAAAAAAGAAATATAAAGATTATGAACTTAAAAAAGTTGATGATTCTGAAAGTAGACTCTCTGAAATCGCAATTTATAGAACTATTGATGAAGAAATTCTAAAAAATATACTTAGGGAATCTCCAGAAAAATTTAGTGTTGAAGTTTACGATACTCAATTTGCAATTCATATAACTGATATAAATGTTAATAAGGGATCTTCTTTAGAAAATGTAGCTAAAAAATCTGGTTTCAATGTCGACGAGATAATGGGTATAGGTGATAGTGAAAATGACATTGAATTTTTAAAGGTTTGTGGGCTTAAAGTAGCTGTAGCAAATGCAGATAAGATTTTAAAAGAAACAGCAGACTATGTTTGTAAAAATGAATATGGTGATGGTGTTAAAGAAGCTATTGAAAAATTCATCTTAAAAGGAAATTAA
- the hypD gene encoding hydrogenase formation protein HypD, whose translation MKDISKELIKRIEKLKTPIKIMHVCGSHEHTIMENGLRTLLPKEVEVVAGPGCPVCCVPSREIDESLELIDKGVTIATFGDMLRVPGSKRSLADAKAEGADVRIVYGINNAVELAQKIDNEVVFIAAGFETTAPTTASEILNKPPENFSVLSSHRMIPPALEFLIESGQTNLDALIEPGHVCTIIGTKPFEKFSTKYNIPQAVAGFNPLDILMAVYMILRQVNKGEAKIDNEYNRAVREEGNLLAQKVIGEVFDITSREWRGFPKIPNSVMEIKNEFSEYNAREKFDIEVKDVKEAPTGCICGPILRGVARPEDCKLFRTKCNPMNPIGACMVSKEGTCNIAHRYGTL comes from the coding sequence ATGAAAGATATTTCTAAAGAACTAATAAAAAGAATTGAAAAATTAAAAACTCCTATTAAAATTATGCATGTTTGCGGTTCTCATGAACACACAATAATGGAAAATGGGCTTAGAACTCTTCTTCCAAAGGAAGTTGAGGTTGTTGCAGGCCCAGGTTGTCCTGTTTGTTGTGTTCCTTCTCGTGAAATCGATGAAAGCCTTGAACTTATTGATAAAGGAGTGACTATAGCTACTTTTGGAGATATGTTAAGAGTTCCAGGATCAAAAAGATCATTAGCTGATGCCAAAGCTGAAGGAGCAGATGTGCGGATTGTTTATGGAATAAATAATGCTGTTGAACTAGCTCAAAAAATTGATAATGAAGTTGTTTTTATTGCAGCAGGATTTGAAACAACAGCTCCAACTACAGCTTCAGAAATACTAAATAAACCTCCAGAAAACTTTTCAGTGCTTTCATCCCATAGAATGATACCTCCAGCTCTTGAATTTTTAATTGAATCTGGACAAACAAACTTAGATGCATTAATAGAACCAGGACACGTTTGTACAATTATAGGTACAAAACCATTTGAAAAATTTTCTACTAAATACAATATTCCACAAGCTGTTGCTGGTTTCAATCCATTAGACATTTTGATGGCAGTTTATATGATACTTAGACAAGTAAATAAGGGAGAAGCTAAAATAGACAATGAATATAACAGAGCAGTTCGTGAAGAAGGAAATTTACTTGCTCAAAAAGTTATTGGTGAAGTATTTGACATTACAAGCCGTGAATGGAGGGGTTTCCCAAAAATTCCAAATTCTGTAATGGAAATTAAAAATGAGTTTTCAGAATATAATGCTAGGGAAAAATTTGATATTGAAGTTAAGGATGTTAAAGAAGCTCCAACAGGTTGTATTTGTGGACCAATTTTAAGAGGTGTTGCAAGACCAGAAGATTGTAAACTATTTAGAACTAAATGTAATCCTATGAATCCAATTGGTGCATGTATGGTTAGTAAAGAGGGTACTTGTAATATAGCCCATAGATATGGTACATTATAA
- a CDS encoding ATP-binding cassette domain-containing protein — MSYIIETDNITKDFGDFRAVNSINLKVPRNSVYGVLGPNGAGKSTLISMLCTILAPTSGTAKINGYDIVKEANDVRKSIGIVFQTRALDDILTGREHLEMHAALYGVPNDVRQDRIDEVLELIALGSKADEETKNYSGGMRRRLEIGRGLVHHPKLLFLDEPTLGLDIQTRESIWKYIEDLKNSIDITILLTTHYLEEVDNLCDDLSIIDQGEIIKSGNPKNLKAELKSDTVTLVSPEISKLCDIMENQPFVKDIIKKDDEIRLMVEKGEDLIPKIVKIANDNNIKITSIELKHPSLEEVFIKYTGRKIGDSVKIRGV; from the coding sequence ATGAGCTATATTATTGAAACAGATAATATAACAAAGGATTTCGGTGACTTTAGAGCTGTTAATTCAATAAATTTGAAAGTTCCAAGAAATAGTGTTTATGGGGTTTTAGGTCCTAATGGAGCAGGTAAAAGTACTTTAATTTCAATGTTATGTACTATACTTGCTCCAACAAGTGGAACAGCTAAAATAAATGGTTATGATATTGTAAAAGAAGCTAATGATGTTAGAAAATCAATAGGTATTGTTTTTCAAACAAGGGCTCTTGATGATATATTAACTGGAAGGGAACATCTTGAAATGCATGCTGCTCTTTACGGAGTTCCTAATGATGTAAGACAAGATAGAATTGATGAAGTTCTTGAATTAATAGCTCTTGGTAGTAAAGCTGATGAAGAAACCAAAAATTATTCTGGAGGTATGAGGAGAAGGCTTGAAATAGGAAGAGGTCTTGTTCATCATCCTAAATTACTATTTTTAGATGAACCTACATTAGGACTTGATATTCAAACAAGAGAAAGTATTTGGAAGTATATCGAGGATCTTAAAAATAGTATTGATATTACTATTCTCTTAACTACTCATTATCTTGAAGAAGTAGATAATCTTTGTGATGATCTATCTATCATAGATCAAGGAGAGATAATTAAATCTGGAAATCCAAAAAATCTTAAAGCTGAATTAAAATCAGATACTGTAACTCTTGTTTCTCCAGAAATTTCTAAATTATGTGATATAATGGAGAATCAGCCTTTTGTTAAAGATATAATAAAAAAAGATGATGAAATAAGATTAATGGTTGAAAAAGGAGAAGATTTAATTCCAAAAATCGTTAAAATAGCCAATGATAATAATATTAAGATTACTTCCATTGAACTTAAGCATCCAAGTCTTGAAGAAGTATTTATCAAGTATACTGGGCGTAAGATTGGAGATAGTGTTAAAATAAGGGGTGTTTAG
- a CDS encoding ABC transporter permease, whose protein sequence is MGEFEGIYTIWLREAKRYVRYKSRIITAIFTPLLWLLVFGVGLGSAIKLGGTTGGYEAFIYPGIISQTILFTCIMSGIGIIIDKQYGFLKEIMVAPLSRTSIILGKALGISTGAIIQAMLLLLLSFVVGVPMTPLIFIGATIISIIISIGFSGLGLLIASFMDSMEGFNLVMSFVIMPIFLLSGALFPVTNLPNWLNFIVYLDPLTYGVDALRGVILGESVLPIELSLIVISFFAILMILLSAIVFTKKEQNLM, encoded by the coding sequence ATGGGTGAATTTGAGGGAATATATACAATTTGGTTGAGAGAAGCTAAAAGATATGTTCGTTATAAATCTAGAATAATTACAGCTATTTTTACACCACTATTGTGGTTACTTGTGTTTGGTGTAGGTCTGGGTAGTGCAATCAAGCTTGGAGGTACAACTGGAGGGTATGAGGCATTTATTTATCCAGGAATAATTTCTCAAACTATATTGTTTACTTGTATAATGTCTGGAATTGGAATAATAATAGATAAACAATATGGATTTTTAAAGGAAATAATGGTTGCTCCACTTTCAAGAACATCTATAATATTAGGAAAAGCATTAGGAATAAGTACTGGTGCAATAATCCAGGCTATGTTACTTTTATTATTGTCATTTGTAGTTGGAGTTCCTATGACTCCTTTAATATTCATTGGAGCTACTATAATTAGTATTATAATTTCAATTGGATTTTCTGGGCTTGGATTACTCATAGCATCATTTATGGATAGTATGGAAGGGTTTAATTTAGTGATGAGTTTTGTTATAATGCCTATTTTCCTGTTAAGTGGTGCATTATTCCCTGTAACAAATTTACCAAATTGGTTAAATTTTATTGTTTATTTAGATCCATTAACTTATGGAGTTGATGCTCTTAGAGGAGTAATACTTGGAGAATCTGTATTACCTATTGAATTAAGCTTGATTGTAATTTCATTCTTTGCTATATTGATGATATTATTATCAGCAATAGTTTTCACAAAAAAAGAACAGAATTTAATGTAA
- a CDS encoding cytidylyltransferase domain-containing protein: MYNDKKIIVIIPARGGSKGIPRKNIRLLANKPLIAYSIETSLKSKYVDKVIVTTDDDEIKFIAEKFGASTIKRSGKLALDDIPLDPVIYDAVKTEEKSCKTIFDFVITVQPTSPLLKTETIDETIEKLSDNSNDTIISVVDDRHLNWGFDDKEKKYYPLYEERVNRQYLPKTFKETGGIFATKREFLSENSRMGENINLIELSPHESIDIDNYEDWWVAERLINKKRVVIKTDATNEIGTGHIYRGLAIASKLPNHEVLFLLDEDKKLGIEIIESYNYPYLTHKSTKNHINSESDNSNSNNFNSNSNSNIDNIINSGIFIDNKGDGNYNDDLMEKIKEYDPDIVINDILNTSYEYISLLKKNNYFVVNFEDIGDGAKVADIVFDALYEHQIPSKNVYSGYKYYILKDEFYFQKQKEIKKHDSVNEILLTFGGTDPNDLTRKTLNAILNSKYNGIITIILGLGYKDKKEIKNEFNIHSNVEIFENVKNISEYMYKADLIFTSAGRTMYEIASIGVPCICLCQNNRELTHTFANAKNGFINLGLGKDINEEKIIDTMENLINNTNIRIEMNKRMLNIDLKHGFENIMDIVKNKYKKHIDIVSYSY; the protein is encoded by the coding sequence ATGTATAATGATAAAAAAATTATTGTAATCATTCCTGCAAGAGGAGGTTCTAAGGGAATTCCTCGAAAAAATATCAGGTTATTAGCTAATAAACCTTTGATAGCTTATTCAATTGAAACATCACTAAAATCGAAATATGTAGATAAGGTTATTGTTACAACTGATGATGATGAGATTAAATTTATTGCTGAAAAATTTGGAGCATCAACCATTAAAAGGTCTGGAAAGTTAGCTCTTGATGATATACCTTTAGATCCTGTTATATATGATGCTGTTAAAACTGAAGAAAAGTCTTGTAAAACTATTTTTGATTTTGTTATAACTGTGCAACCAACTTCACCACTATTAAAAACTGAAACAATTGATGAAACAATAGAAAAACTTTCTGATAATTCTAATGATACTATAATTAGTGTAGTAGATGATAGACATCTTAACTGGGGTTTTGATGATAAAGAAAAAAAATATTATCCTCTTTATGAGGAAAGAGTAAATCGTCAATACCTTCCAAAGACTTTTAAGGAAACTGGTGGAATATTTGCAACAAAAAGGGAATTTTTGAGTGAAAATTCTAGAATGGGGGAAAATATAAACTTAATTGAATTAAGTCCTCATGAGAGTATAGATATTGACAATTATGAAGATTGGTGGGTAGCTGAAAGATTAATTAATAAGAAAAGAGTCGTTATAAAAACTGATGCGACTAATGAAATTGGCACTGGGCATATTTATCGAGGATTAGCTATTGCATCAAAGTTACCTAATCATGAAGTCCTTTTTCTTTTAGACGAAGATAAAAAATTAGGAATTGAGATTATTGAAAGCTATAACTATCCTTATCTAACTCATAAATCTACTAAAAATCATATTAATTCTGAATCTGATAATAGTAACTCTAATAATTTCAATTCTAATTCCAATTCTAATATTGATAATATTATTAATTCAGGTATTTTTATTGATAATAAGGGTGATGGAAATTATAATGATGATTTGATGGAAAAAATAAAAGAATATGATCCAGATATTGTAATAAATGATATTTTAAACACTAGCTATGAGTATATTTCTTTATTGAAGAAAAATAATTATTTTGTAGTCAATTTTGAAGATATAGGTGATGGTGCAAAGGTTGCAGATATTGTTTTTGATGCATTATATGAACATCAGATTCCTTCAAAAAATGTTTATTCTGGTTATAAGTATTATATTTTAAAAGATGAATTTTATTTTCAAAAACAAAAAGAAATTAAAAAACATGATAGTGTTAATGAAATTCTTCTAACTTTTGGTGGAACTGATCCTAATGATTTAACCCGTAAAACTTTAAATGCAATATTAAATAGTAAATACAATGGTATTATTACTATTATATTAGGTCTTGGATATAAAGATAAAAAAGAAATAAAAAATGAATTTAATATACATTCTAATGTAGAAATATTTGAGAATGTTAAAAATATTAGTGAGTATATGTATAAAGCAGACTTAATTTTTACATCTGCTGGAAGAACGATGTATGAAATAGCTAGTATTGGAGTTCCATGTATTTGTTTATGTCAAAATAATAGAGAATTAACACACACATTTGCTAATGCTAAAAATGGATTTATAAATTTAGGGCTTGGAAAAGACATTAATGAAGAGAAAATAATAGATACTATGGAAAATCTTATTAATAACACTAATATAAGAATAGAAATGAATAAAAGAATGCTAAATATTGATTTAAAGCATGGTTTTGAAAATATAATGGATATTGTTAAAAATAAGTACAAAAAACATATTGATATTGTTTCTTATTCATACTGA
- a CDS encoding N-acetylneuraminate synthase family protein: MNIFQKKPFLIAEVGVNYYDIAKKEDISNMDAAKLMIKEAKLAGADAVKFQSYKADTIASKNSPSYWDTNEEPTTSQYELFKKFDSFGKEEYIELAKYCNELGILFLSTPFDFDSIEYLDEIMDVYKISSSDLTNIPFIRSIAKKQKPVILSTGAATIEEVKLAIKTIENEGNKKIGLMHCVLSYPTEYEDSNLLMIKYLKDNFKDYDIGFSDHTRPDDKMLVLTTAYLYGANIIEKHYTLDKTLKGNDHYHAMDPNDIKKFKENIEFIKLINGRYDKVPLECEGESRKQARRSIVANQDILAGEVINESMLTFKRPGTGISPIELDKILGKKSKIDIKEDTLLKYSMLE; this comes from the coding sequence ATGAATATATTCCAAAAAAAACCATTTTTGATAGCTGAAGTCGGTGTAAATTATTATGATATTGCTAAAAAAGAAGATATTTCTAACATGGATGCAGCTAAATTAATGATTAAAGAAGCTAAATTAGCTGGAGCAGACGCTGTTAAGTTTCAAAGTTATAAGGCAGATACTATAGCTTCAAAAAATTCTCCATCTTATTGGGATACTAATGAAGAACCAACCACTTCTCAATATGAATTATTCAAAAAATTTGATAGCTTTGGAAAAGAGGAATATATAGAGCTTGCAAAATATTGTAATGAACTAGGAATATTATTCTTATCAACCCCTTTTGATTTTGATTCTATCGAATATCTTGATGAAATAATGGATGTTTATAAGATATCTTCATCTGATCTTACAAATATTCCTTTCATTAGATCCATAGCTAAAAAGCAAAAACCTGTTATATTATCAACAGGGGCAGCTACTATTGAAGAAGTTAAATTAGCTATCAAAACTATTGAAAATGAGGGAAATAAAAAAATTGGCTTAATGCATTGTGTACTATCCTATCCAACTGAATATGAAGATTCAAATCTTTTAATGATTAAATATCTTAAAGATAATTTTAAAGATTATGATATTGGCTTTTCTGATCATACTCGTCCTGATGATAAAATGCTTGTTCTTACAACTGCATATTTATATGGAGCTAATATAATAGAAAAACATTATACTCTTGATAAAACTTTAAAAGGAAATGATCATTATCATGCAATGGACCCTAACGATATAAAGAAATTTAAAGAAAATATAGAGTTTATAAAATTGATAAATGGTCGTTATGATAAAGTTCCTCTTGAATGTGAAGGAGAATCTAGAAAACAAGCTAGACGTTCTATTGTAGCTAATCAGGATATATTGGCTGGTGAAGTTATAAATGAATCTATGTTAACATTTAAACGCCCCGGAACTGGGATATCTCCTATTGAATTAGATAAAATACTAGGAAAAAAATCAAAAATAGATATTAAAGAAGATACTTTATTGAAATATTCTATGCTAGAATAA
- a CDS encoding sialyltransferase codes for MSKITQEKLEKPEKTIKEVCDIIFSLEKKYDLNHMKIQGVYAWQLVRVYVYYEIARKIGVFGSPQQGKVTLKNKIFSFLPFIKNSLFSNPLNGKYDKDVIIFDHPRKVKHNGDYKDIYSYFLEDYLNDFGYSYELIESPYLNNHHGKKGKFTKYNDRILFGSYIHKKKTNLKLKTCEKNKIYNLQRELISNFNIEIDLFNIFRSHILDFKYQYNKYDKLFKKRKPKYVFVVVAYENKAMIAAAHNNGVEVVELQHGTISEYHLGYNYPNKEDKGLEYFPDKILSFGDYWKEVANYPINEKNIISIGFPYLDETIKYHINNQKCKQILFISQGVIGKYLSEFAYELAQKFEKIEGCDQYNFIYKLHPGEYSNWETNYDSLMKAQKLDNFQVIDNSEISLYELFSKSEYQIGVFSTAIYEGLLFNCKTFILDLPGAEYMDSLVDKNYVMKVNDVDEIINSIDNFNITEYDNDFFFKKYKKSSLDKFFNR; via the coding sequence ATGTCAAAAATTACACAAGAAAAACTAGAAAAGCCAGAAAAAACTATCAAAGAAGTATGTGATATTATATTTTCTCTAGAGAAAAAATATGATTTAAATCATATGAAGATTCAAGGGGTTTACGCATGGCAACTAGTTAGAGTCTATGTTTATTATGAAATAGCTAGAAAAATTGGGGTTTTTGGATCACCTCAACAAGGAAAAGTGACGCTTAAAAATAAAATATTTTCATTTCTCCCTTTTATTAAAAATAGCTTGTTTTCAAACCCATTAAATGGTAAATATGATAAAGATGTTATAATCTTTGACCATCCTCGAAAAGTGAAACATAATGGAGATTATAAAGATATATACAGTTATTTTCTAGAAGATTATCTCAACGATTTTGGATATAGCTATGAGTTAATCGAAAGCCCTTATTTAAATAATCATCATGGAAAAAAAGGTAAATTCACTAAATATAATGATAGAATCCTCTTTGGTTCTTATATTCATAAGAAAAAAACCAATTTAAAACTTAAAACTTGTGAAAAGAATAAAATATACAATCTTCAAAGAGAACTTATATCTAATTTTAATATTGAAATTGATCTTTTTAATATATTTAGAAGTCATATTTTAGATTTTAAATATCAATATAACAAATATGATAAATTATTTAAAAAAAGAAAACCAAAATATGTTTTTGTTGTTGTTGCTTATGAAAATAAAGCTATGATAGCTGCTGCTCATAATAATGGAGTTGAAGTAGTAGAATTACAACATGGAACTATTAGTGAATATCACTTAGGTTATAATTATCCAAATAAAGAGGATAAAGGTCTGGAATATTTTCCAGATAAAATATTAAGTTTTGGAGATTATTGGAAGGAAGTAGCTAATTATCCGATTAATGAAAAAAATATCATATCTATTGGATTTCCTTACTTAGATGAAACAATAAAATATCATATTAATAATCAAAAGTGTAAACAAATACTTTTTATTTCTCAGGGAGTTATAGGAAAATACTTATCTGAATTTGCATATGAGTTAGCTCAAAAGTTTGAAAAGATAGAGGGCTGTGATCAATATAACTTTATCTATAAATTACATCCTGGAGAATATTCAAACTGGGAAACTAATTATGATAGCTTAATGAAAGCTCAAAAATTAGATAATTTTCAAGTTATTGACAATAGTGAAATTTCATTATATGAACTTTTCTCAAAAAGCGAGTATCAAATTGGAGTATTTTCAACAGCTATTTATGAAGGATTATTATTTAATTGTAAGACATTTATATTGGATTTACCTGGTGCTGAATATATGGATAGTTTAGTTGATAAAAATTATGTTATGAAAGTTAATGATGTTGATGAAATAATTAATTCTATTGATAATTTTAATATAACTGAATATGACAATGATTTTTTCTTTAAAAAATATAAAAAATCAAGTTTGGATAAATTTTTTAATAGATAA